In one window of Chryseobacterium phocaeense DNA:
- a CDS encoding DUF2071 domain-containing protein, with protein sequence MFDFLKNHPFSVEAFFESSLVLTFAVPKEQLQPLIPECLELDTFQDQWAFVAAAMVQTKNLRPKGFPKFMGNDFFLIGYRVFVRYRSNTGKNLRGLYILKSETDKKKMEVMGNLFTHYNYSTTDIQQKEKGNVKEIQSVKSKFKVSISKKEENIPLSPNSPFADWKEARRFAGPLPFTFTYNKETREVLIIEGVRQNWTPAPVQILNYNFGFLDTLKLENAVLANAFIINNIPYYWKKGKIESWKQKEENFRVS encoded by the coding sequence ATGTTTGACTTTTTAAAAAACCATCCGTTTTCAGTAGAAGCTTTTTTTGAAAGCTCTCTTGTACTGACGTTTGCAGTTCCCAAAGAACAGCTGCAACCTCTTATTCCGGAGTGTCTGGAACTCGATACTTTCCAGGATCAATGGGCTTTTGTAGCAGCAGCAATGGTTCAGACAAAAAATTTACGCCCAAAAGGGTTTCCGAAGTTCATGGGAAATGACTTTTTCCTGATCGGCTACCGCGTATTTGTAAGATACAGGAGCAATACCGGAAAAAACCTGCGCGGACTGTATATTCTTAAATCTGAAACGGATAAAAAGAAAATGGAAGTGATGGGTAATCTATTTACCCATTACAATTATTCCACAACAGACATTCAGCAGAAGGAAAAGGGAAATGTAAAAGAAATACAATCTGTTAAGTCAAAATTTAAAGTAAGCATCAGTAAAAAAGAAGAAAATATTCCTCTCTCACCCAACTCTCCCTTTGCAGACTGGAAAGAAGCAAGGAGATTTGCAGGGCCGCTGCCATTCACTTTTACCTACAATAAAGAAACCCGGGAAGTACTTATCATCGAAGGGGTAAGACAAAACTGGACTCCCGCACCGGTACAGATTCTCAACTATAATTTCGGATTTTTAGATACGCTTAAACTGGAAAACGCTGTTTTGGCCAATGCTTTTATCATTAACAACATTCCATACTACTGGAAAAAAGGAAAAATTGAATCATGGAAACAAAAAGAAGAAAATTTCAGGGTGTCCTGA
- a CDS encoding DoxX-like family protein, which produces MKSIYKIINYGIATVWIINGLFCKILNFVPRHEEIVARILDSHYSRFLTVLIGCSEIVMAVWVITGIHSRFNALAQITIIASMNILEFILAPDLLLWGRYNSLFAFLFIVLIYFNEFHLNPKKLNHHV; this is translated from the coding sequence ATGAAAAGCATTTATAAAATAATCAATTACGGTATAGCTACAGTCTGGATTATTAATGGTCTCTTCTGTAAAATACTGAATTTTGTTCCGCGTCATGAGGAGATTGTTGCAAGAATTTTAGACAGTCATTATTCAAGGTTTTTAACGGTTCTGATCGGCTGCTCAGAAATTGTAATGGCGGTCTGGGTTATAACGGGAATTCATTCCAGATTCAATGCACTCGCTCAAATTACAATCATTGCATCTATGAATATCCTTGAATTTATATTGGCTCCTGATTTACTGCTTTGGGGCAGGTACAATTCATTATTTGCTTTTCTCTTTATTGTACTTATTTATTTTAATGAGTTTCATTTAAATCCAAAAAAACTAAACCATCATGTTTGA
- a CDS encoding KpsF/GutQ family sugar-phosphate isomerase: MERADIISIAKSTLEIEISELEKLKNRIDEDFAKSVEIIHSAKGKLIVVGIGKSAHVGNKIVATLNSTGTPSQFLHASEAIHGDLGVIQKQDVVLCISNSGNSPEIANLVPYLKDYSSALIGMTGNKNSKLAEFSEIVLDTHVDVEACPNKLAPTSSTTIQMALGDALAVALMELNDFRENDFAKFHPGGSLGKNLVSKVDQFLSPQKPQVEENAPVRDVIISISASSHGITVVTHEEKIIGVITDGDLRRMLMKGDDITTIQAKDIMSAHPKTIEKDTLAKEAMKILKENNIGQLIVTENGNYFGIIDLHTLLDEGIN, translated from the coding sequence ATGGAAAGAGCCGATATTATTTCAATTGCTAAAAGCACTTTGGAGATAGAAATTTCAGAACTTGAAAAATTAAAGAACAGAATTGATGAAGATTTTGCCAAATCAGTTGAAATTATTCATTCCGCAAAGGGGAAATTAATTGTTGTAGGAATAGGAAAATCTGCCCACGTGGGCAATAAAATTGTGGCAACATTGAATTCTACCGGAACTCCCTCCCAGTTTTTGCATGCTTCGGAAGCGATACACGGAGACCTTGGCGTGATTCAGAAGCAAGATGTGGTACTCTGCATTTCCAATTCCGGAAACTCTCCCGAAATAGCCAACCTTGTTCCTTATTTAAAAGACTATTCTTCCGCTCTTATTGGAATGACCGGGAATAAAAACAGCAAACTGGCAGAGTTCTCTGAAATTGTCCTGGACACTCACGTAGACGTTGAAGCCTGCCCGAATAAACTGGCACCCACAAGCTCTACCACCATACAGATGGCGCTGGGCGATGCTTTAGCCGTAGCTTTAATGGAACTGAATGATTTCAGGGAGAATGATTTTGCTAAATTCCATCCCGGAGGAAGTCTGGGGAAAAACCTGGTTTCGAAAGTAGATCAGTTTTTATCGCCGCAAAAGCCACAGGTAGAAGAAAACGCTCCGGTAAGGGATGTCATTATCTCGATCAGTGCATCCAGCCATGGAATCACGGTGGTTACTCACGAAGAAAAAATCATCGGGGTTATTACCGACGGGGATTTACGGAGAATGCTGATGAAAGGAGATGATATCACTACAATCCAGGCAAAAGACATCATGTCTGCCCATCCTAAAACGATTGAAAAAGATACATTGGCGAAAGAGGCTATGAAAATTTTAAAAGAAAATAACATCGGCCAGCTCATCGTCACCGAAAACGGAAATTACTTCGGGATTATTGACCTGCACACCCTGCTTGATGAAGGGATCAATTAA
- the tatC gene encoding twin-arginine translocase subunit TatC — translation MDEKKEMSFLGHIGELRGHLVRSIIAIIIVAIAVGFNINWIMDHIFFGPTRNDFPTFKVVNHFSRMLLGEDSIKLPKEFPVRVQRLYQQFNVMMAVSVFGGIVGAFPYIVWELWRFIGPALHPKERKNSIFIINAVWILFMTGVLCGYFLILPFAVNFGVIFKISDIIIPLYDLSDYTTLFLQVILGMGVIFLFPILIYFLTSIGILTPMFMKTYRRHAIVLIMVVAAIITPADVLSMLMAAFPLLVLYEISIIMCSFTYKKVQKAAGNLPVVQK, via the coding sequence ATGGACGAAAAAAAAGAAATGTCCTTTTTGGGACATATTGGAGAATTAAGAGGTCATCTTGTCCGTTCAATTATTGCCATAATAATTGTTGCAATAGCCGTAGGATTCAATATCAACTGGATCATGGACCATATCTTTTTTGGGCCTACGAGAAATGATTTTCCAACTTTCAAGGTAGTCAATCATTTTTCAAGAATGCTTTTAGGGGAAGACAGTATCAAGCTTCCGAAAGAATTCCCCGTTCGTGTACAAAGACTTTATCAGCAGTTCAATGTAATGATGGCTGTGTCTGTTTTCGGTGGTATCGTAGGTGCTTTTCCTTATATTGTGTGGGAATTGTGGCGTTTTATCGGGCCGGCGCTCCATCCTAAAGAAAGAAAGAATTCCATATTTATTATCAATGCGGTGTGGATCCTGTTTATGACCGGAGTTCTATGCGGTTATTTCCTGATTCTTCCGTTTGCCGTTAATTTCGGGGTGATCTTCAAAATCTCCGACATCATTATTCCACTTTATGATTTAAGTGATTATACCACTCTGTTTTTACAGGTGATTTTGGGAATGGGAGTTATTTTCCTCTTCCCTATTCTGATTTATTTCCTTACCAGCATAGGGATCCTTACGCCTATGTTTATGAAAACCTACCGTCGTCATGCTATTGTTCTGATTATGGTGGTAGCCGCTATTATTACCCCTGCAGATGTTTTGAGTATGCTGATGGCAGCTTTTCCTCTGCTTGTTCTTTATGAGATCAGTATTATCATGTGTTCCTTTACCTATAAGAAGGTTCAGAAGGCAGCCGGAAATTTACCTGTAGTACAGAAATAA
- a CDS encoding reprolysin-like metallopeptidase, with protein MKKRIILVCALASSFIGLHAQNWEPVAQKVAPVRKEVNVLYSYKVDVNSIRALLKNAPEAGNGASPVIISLPTADGKIERFSVYSAPVVEKSMADRYELGAYSGIGIDNPHKQIRFSTAPNDFQSMLFDATTGKYEFIEPINKEKDVYGVFFKSNKTQGGKPFECTTAEPEHSKKQISNLIQSKNVLGSGSFNKSNDLKYRTYRLAISVNGEYTQLAGGVPGAATRINATMARVNGVFEKDFGIHMNVLDLPQLIFPDANTDPYSPVINSGGGNYSAPSAWNLQVQQAITAAIGNNAYDIGHFFGHRGGGGSAGDVGNVCRNPANNNDATSKGAGITSPLIVDQPFGDTYDIDFVAHEIGHQFGGAHTMSLAQHGAHMEPGSGSTIMGYAGITNANVQMNSDAYFHVKNIEEVQAYVNSQDCGTVTTITTNTAPVIQPLASRTIPKNTAFVLTADAADAQNDPMTYTWEQYDLAQATFGAVSATRRHGANFRSVMPSASPSRYFPLLTTVLNGSVSNVAGWETVSTVPRGMRFKVTVRDNNPDVTKQQTQSERINLEVGNEGPFKVTSTNVYNNTAGAITWDVANTNNSTYNVQNVKIDYTTNNGATWTVITPSTPNDGAEPFMFTGLANGSAVKIRVSAINNVFYAIGNATVSANSSACSTVEPTGIAVSGITMSSANINWAALQGSQYTIRYRKVGAPTWISATVTANSSFLSGLDNASQYEYQIANICGSTTGTFSAVANFTTLGYTLCSNASASPADEFISNVTVTPVGQTPMSNASAGAAYTNYATDPSKLITLTQGSTGNTVSITKQWTADQYNDGVTAWIDFNRDGNFSASEMIHTSAANIVTPVSATFAVPADAYAGPLNTTMRVILTYDDQPTSGCSIFAYGEVEDYAVKILPQALGTSDVVKDDISVQIYPNPAYDVLNVTNISSQAQFSIFNMAGQSVMNGTVSGQKIPVAKLSTGVYVITIEDKGTVSKLKFIKK; from the coding sequence ATGAAAAAGAGAATTATTCTTGTTTGTGCATTAGCTTCAAGTTTTATTGGGTTACATGCACAAAACTGGGAGCCCGTAGCTCAAAAAGTTGCGCCCGTAAGGAAGGAAGTCAATGTACTCTATTCTTATAAGGTAGACGTGAACTCCATCAGAGCACTTTTAAAAAATGCACCTGAAGCAGGAAACGGAGCCAGTCCGGTAATTATTTCCTTACCTACGGCCGATGGAAAAATAGAAAGATTTTCAGTATACAGCGCTCCTGTAGTTGAAAAATCTATGGCAGACCGTTATGAGCTGGGGGCTTATTCAGGGATCGGAATAGACAACCCGCATAAGCAGATCAGATTCAGTACGGCGCCAAATGACTTCCAATCCATGCTTTTTGACGCTACTACAGGAAAATACGAGTTTATTGAACCTATCAATAAAGAAAAAGATGTGTATGGCGTATTCTTCAAATCCAATAAAACGCAAGGCGGAAAACCTTTTGAATGTACAACAGCTGAGCCTGAACATTCAAAAAAACAGATAAGCAACTTAATTCAGTCTAAAAACGTTCTGGGTTCAGGAAGTTTCAATAAAAGCAATGACCTTAAATACAGAACTTACAGATTAGCCATCTCCGTAAATGGTGAATATACTCAGCTTGCAGGAGGCGTTCCCGGTGCAGCTACCCGTATCAATGCTACTATGGCAAGAGTAAACGGGGTCTTTGAAAAAGATTTTGGTATTCATATGAATGTTCTGGATCTTCCTCAACTGATCTTCCCGGATGCTAACACAGATCCCTATTCCCCTGTAATTAACAGTGGCGGTGGAAATTATAGTGCTCCGTCAGCATGGAATCTTCAGGTTCAGCAGGCCATTACTGCTGCTATAGGAAATAATGCCTATGATATTGGCCATTTCTTCGGACACAGAGGCGGTGGCGGAAGTGCCGGTGATGTTGGAAATGTATGTAGAAATCCTGCTAATAACAATGACGCCACATCAAAAGGAGCGGGAATTACTTCTCCATTAATCGTAGACCAGCCTTTCGGAGATACCTATGATATTGATTTTGTAGCTCATGAAATTGGCCACCAGTTCGGAGGGGCGCACACCATGTCGCTTGCTCAGCACGGTGCCCATATGGAACCGGGATCAGGATCTACCATTATGGGATACGCCGGTATCACCAATGCCAATGTTCAGATGAATTCCGATGCTTACTTCCACGTAAAAAATATTGAAGAAGTACAGGCTTATGTAAATTCCCAGGATTGCGGTACCGTTACTACGATCACCACCAATACTGCACCTGTTATTCAGCCCCTGGCCAGCAGAACGATTCCAAAAAACACGGCATTTGTCCTGACAGCTGATGCTGCCGATGCCCAAAATGACCCGATGACTTATACATGGGAACAGTATGATCTTGCTCAGGCTACTTTCGGAGCTGTAAGTGCTACCCGCAGACATGGAGCTAATTTCAGATCTGTAATGCCTTCTGCATCCCCTTCAAGATATTTCCCTCTTCTTACGACAGTTCTTAACGGTTCTGTTTCAAATGTGGCCGGCTGGGAAACTGTTTCAACGGTTCCTAGAGGAATGAGATTCAAAGTAACCGTAAGAGACAACAACCCTGATGTTACAAAACAACAGACTCAGAGCGAAAGAATCAATCTGGAAGTAGGAAATGAAGGTCCATTCAAAGTAACTTCAACGAATGTTTATAATAATACAGCCGGAGCGATCACCTGGGACGTAGCCAATACCAACAACAGTACGTATAATGTGCAGAATGTTAAAATTGACTACACAACCAATAATGGAGCAACCTGGACCGTAATTACCCCTTCTACTCCAAATGACGGAGCTGAACCATTTATGTTCACCGGACTGGCTAACGGTTCCGCTGTGAAGATCAGGGTAAGTGCGATTAACAATGTATTCTATGCCATTGGTAATGCAACAGTGAGTGCCAACTCTTCGGCATGTTCTACCGTAGAGCCTACAGGAATTGCTGTTTCGGGAATAACTATGTCTTCGGCCAATATCAACTGGGCTGCACTTCAGGGAAGCCAGTACACCATCCGATACAGAAAAGTAGGAGCTCCTACCTGGATTTCCGCTACGGTAACGGCTAACTCATCTTTCCTTTCAGGACTGGATAATGCTTCACAGTATGAATACCAGATAGCCAACATCTGTGGTTCTACCACCGGAACATTCTCTGCAGTGGCTAACTTTACGACATTAGGTTATACATTGTGTAGCAACGCCTCTGCCAGTCCTGCGGACGAATTTATTTCAAATGTTACGGTAACTCCTGTCGGACAAACTCCAATGTCAAATGCGAGTGCCGGTGCAGCATATACCAACTATGCAACTGACCCTTCCAAACTGATTACCCTTACACAAGGTTCTACCGGTAATACCGTGAGTATTACAAAACAGTGGACAGCCGATCAGTATAATGACGGGGTAACGGCATGGATAGACTTCAACAGGGATGGAAACTTCTCTGCTTCTGAAATGATCCATACCAGCGCAGCCAATATTGTTACACCGGTTTCAGCAACATTTGCAGTACCGGCGGATGCTTATGCAGGACCTCTGAATACAACAATGAGAGTTATCCTTACCTATGATGACCAGCCAACCAGCGGATGTTCCATCTTCGCTTACGGGGAAGTTGAAGATTATGCGGTAAAAATTCTTCCTCAGGCATTAGGTACCAGCGATGTAGTGAAAGACGATATCTCTGTACAGATTTATCCTAACCCGGCTTATGATGTTCTGAATGTGACTAATATTTCTTCCCAGGCACAATTCAGCATCTTTAATATGGCAGGACAGTCTGTAATGAACGGTACTGTTTCCGGTCAGAAAATCCCGGTAGCTAAATTAAGCACAGGAGTATACGTTATTACGATTGAGGACAAAGGAACTGTTTCAAAACTGAAGTTCATTAAGAAATAA
- a CDS encoding class I SAM-dependent methyltransferase, which translates to METKRRKFQGVLNILSFNRHFYIIGIGVLALITASHQIFEWPDLLYWIIIAAFLYGLITPLIVSAYIYDFSGYYEFQWLKDCSIDESKAKNILNINAGFDETSYIIKDKFPQAHLKVFDFYDAKRHTEPAIVRARKVSIVYPDTQQIHTGSIPLPDQSVDIIFLLSAVHEIRSHEEKIIFLKECRRLCKTDGKIIMVEHLRDFPNFLAFSVGFTHFFSKAVWRNAFINAGFASFKEVKFTSFMSVFISTP; encoded by the coding sequence ATGGAAACAAAAAGAAGAAAATTTCAGGGTGTCCTGAATATTCTAAGCTTCAACCGTCATTTTTATATTATAGGAATAGGAGTTTTAGCTTTAATAACAGCCAGTCATCAGATATTTGAATGGCCGGATCTTTTATACTGGATTATTATAGCTGCATTTCTTTATGGGCTTATCACGCCATTAATAGTATCAGCATACATCTATGATTTTTCGGGGTATTATGAGTTTCAGTGGCTGAAAGACTGTTCCATTGATGAGTCAAAAGCAAAAAATATTTTAAATATCAATGCGGGGTTTGATGAAACGAGCTACATTATCAAAGACAAATTTCCACAAGCCCATTTAAAAGTATTTGATTTTTATGATGCGAAACGGCATACGGAACCGGCTATAGTAAGAGCCAGAAAAGTGAGTATTGTATACCCAGACACCCAACAGATACATACCGGTTCAATTCCTTTGCCTGATCAGTCAGTTGATATTATTTTTCTGCTCTCTGCTGTACACGAAATAAGGTCACATGAAGAAAAGATCATCTTTTTAAAAGAATGCCGCCGCTTATGCAAAACGGATGGGAAGATAATTATGGTAGAGCACCTGAGGGATTTTCCGAATTTTTTGGCTTTTTCTGTAGGCTTTACTCATTTTTTCTCAAAAGCTGTATGGAGAAATGCTTTTATTAATGCCGGTTTTGCATCATTCAAAGAGGTAAAATTCACCTCTTTTATGTCAGTTTTTATTTCTACACCTTAA
- a CDS encoding M61 family metallopeptidase has protein sequence MRKAAISLGLFAAFMANAQSIKTTIDLVNVKDDKVAVTMEFPKMKSGDIKFHFPKTVPGTYSVDDYGRFVEGIKFYDNKGRELTYTKVNDNTYSLKNAKDLSKVTYLVNDSFDDEMDNSKHKAVFSPSGTDIEEGKIFMINTHGFIGYIDNMQDVPYQLIIQKPAGFYGTTALVDQDKSDATDTFTLANYAKVTDSPLMYTKPDYITFNAGGMDLVLGVYSPTGKYKAADFKDNLEKMVMAQKKFLGDMNTNKKYAIMLYLSGGDGPQIKGFGALEHHESTSVVLPEMMPKEAIDKTITDVVSHEFFHTVNPLKTHSEEIHYFDYADPKMSQHLWMYEGGTEYFANLFQIQEGLINKDEFLQRINEKITNSKNYDDTMPFTVMSKNVLKDEYKDQYRNVYEKGALLAMCLDIELRKLSNGEMGYRDMIRKLSQRFGENKPFKDDKLIDELVTVTGYPQVKDFYNKYIAGNQPTPYAEYLSMVGVEAKKQDTPPLFWFIKDPNQTGFNDKNNTFVFDESSALSPFAKSIGFKITDEIFALDGKTIDIQKIQDFINYTKTIKEGQNVTVTIIRKNGDKTDKIDLKGKAILDKMTIETLQYKASPTAAEQKLQSQWLTGKK, from the coding sequence ATGAGAAAAGCAGCAATCAGCCTGGGTCTTTTCGCAGCCTTTATGGCCAATGCCCAGTCCATCAAAACAACGATTGATCTTGTGAATGTAAAAGACGACAAGGTAGCCGTAACGATGGAATTCCCTAAAATGAAATCGGGAGACATCAAATTTCATTTTCCTAAAACCGTTCCCGGTACTTATTCTGTAGATGATTACGGAAGATTTGTGGAAGGCATCAAGTTTTATGATAATAAAGGAAGGGAACTAACGTATACCAAGGTTAATGATAATACGTATTCACTAAAAAATGCTAAAGATTTAAGCAAGGTAACCTACCTCGTGAATGACAGTTTTGATGATGAAATGGACAATTCAAAACACAAGGCTGTATTTTCCCCGTCAGGAACCGATATCGAAGAAGGAAAAATCTTTATGATCAATACCCATGGATTCATTGGATATATTGATAATATGCAGGATGTTCCTTACCAGCTGATCATTCAGAAGCCGGCCGGATTCTATGGAACAACCGCGTTGGTAGACCAGGACAAATCCGATGCTACAGATACCTTTACCCTCGCTAATTATGCCAAAGTAACGGATTCGCCGCTGATGTACACCAAACCTGATTATATTACCTTCAATGCCGGAGGAATGGATCTGGTACTGGGTGTTTATTCTCCGACAGGAAAATACAAAGCGGCAGACTTCAAAGATAATCTTGAAAAAATGGTAATGGCCCAGAAAAAATTCCTGGGTGACATGAATACCAATAAAAAATATGCGATCATGCTTTACCTTTCCGGAGGTGACGGTCCGCAGATCAAAGGTTTCGGGGCACTGGAACATCACGAATCCACCAGTGTGGTACTTCCTGAAATGATGCCGAAAGAAGCGATTGATAAAACAATCACAGACGTGGTTTCGCATGAATTTTTCCATACCGTAAATCCACTGAAAACACATTCTGAAGAGATTCATTATTTTGATTATGCCGATCCTAAAATGTCACAGCATCTTTGGATGTACGAAGGCGGAACGGAATATTTTGCCAATCTTTTCCAGATCCAGGAAGGTTTGATCAATAAGGACGAATTCCTGCAGAGAATCAATGAGAAAATTACCAATTCAAAGAACTACGATGATACCATGCCTTTTACGGTGATGAGTAAAAACGTTCTGAAGGATGAATACAAAGACCAGTATAGAAACGTGTATGAGAAAGGAGCGTTACTGGCTATGTGTCTGGATATTGAACTCAGAAAACTGTCCAACGGGGAAATGGGCTATCGTGATATGATCAGAAAGCTGTCCCAGAGATTCGGGGAAAACAAGCCGTTCAAAGATGACAAGCTGATTGATGAACTGGTTACGGTTACCGGATACCCTCAGGTGAAGGATTTTTACAATAAATATATCGCAGGCAACCAGCCGACGCCATACGCAGAATACCTGAGCATGGTAGGCGTAGAAGCTAAAAAGCAGGATACACCGCCTCTTTTCTGGTTCATTAAAGATCCTAACCAGACAGGGTTTAACGATAAGAACAACACGTTCGTATTTGACGAAAGCTCTGCACTCTCTCCTTTCGCCAAAAGCATAGGATTTAAAATTACAGACGAGATTTTTGCGCTTGACGGAAAAACTATTGATATCCAGAAGATTCAGGATTTCATCAACTATACCAAAACCATTAAAGAAGGGCAAAATGTTACCGTTACCATTATCAGAAAAAATGGTGATAAAACAGATAAGATAGACCTTAAAGGTAAGGCCATACTGGATAAAATGACTATAGAAACGCTTCAGTATAAAGCCAGCCCAACCGCAGCAGAACAGAAGCTGCAAAGCCAATGGCTGACCGGAAAGAAATAA
- a CDS encoding M1 family metallopeptidase, whose product MKKLTYTLLFASGLAFGQFFEQDKAFTKQDTLKGSDTQFRNFWDVKKYDLSVEPDFAQKSIKGYNKISFEITRDITDPVFQIDLQKPMKADKVEANFPVSKYNQDGDFIFVTAKKKFKKGEKYTIDVSYSGNPVIAKNAPWDGGWVFAKDENGNPWMSVADEGIGASIWLPTKDIWSDEPDNGIIMKIITPNDLVGIGNGRLISKKTEGGKTAYTWEVKNPINAYSIIPNIGKYVNFKDTFTGEKGKLDLDYWVLDHNLEKAKKQFQQVKPMLSAFEYWFGPYPFYEDSYKLVDSPYLGMEHQSNVAYGNGYKNGYLGKDLSGTGVGLNWDYIIIHESGHEWFANNITAKDQADMWIHESFTMYSEVLFTEKYMDKKSADIYGIGVRNMIQNDVPIIGKYGVRNEGSGDMYPKGANMLHTIRQVINNDEKFRQILRGLGKDFYHQTVTTKQIEDYMSSKSGIDLSTIFNQYLRTTKIPTLEYSQTGDSLKFRYTDVVKDLKLPLMINGDQTIAPTENWQTIKLKKNGPVEFNKNYFINYNNIQ is encoded by the coding sequence ATGAAAAAGCTGACATATACACTTTTATTTGCTTCGGGGCTTGCTTTCGGACAGTTTTTCGAGCAAGATAAAGCTTTCACCAAACAGGATACTTTAAAAGGATCTGATACCCAATTCAGAAATTTCTGGGATGTAAAAAAATATGATCTTTCCGTGGAACCTGATTTTGCACAGAAAAGTATCAAAGGCTATAACAAAATCAGTTTTGAAATCACCAGGGACATCACCGATCCTGTTTTTCAGATTGATCTTCAAAAGCCAATGAAAGCGGACAAAGTAGAGGCTAATTTCCCTGTTTCCAAATACAATCAGGATGGTGACTTTATTTTTGTTACCGCTAAAAAGAAATTCAAAAAGGGAGAAAAATATACCATTGATGTCAGCTATTCCGGTAATCCTGTGATTGCAAAAAACGCACCCTGGGACGGCGGCTGGGTTTTCGCTAAGGATGAAAATGGAAATCCGTGGATGAGTGTTGCCGATGAAGGAATCGGTGCTTCCATATGGCTTCCCACCAAAGATATCTGGAGTGATGAGCCGGACAACGGAATCATTATGAAGATTATTACCCCGAACGACCTTGTAGGCATAGGAAACGGAAGACTGATCAGCAAAAAAACAGAAGGAGGAAAAACGGCTTATACCTGGGAAGTTAAAAATCCGATCAACGCCTATTCTATCATCCCTAATATCGGCAAATATGTCAATTTTAAAGATACATTTACCGGTGAAAAAGGAAAACTGGACCTTGATTACTGGGTTCTGGACCACAACCTGGAAAAAGCAAAGAAGCAGTTTCAGCAGGTAAAACCGATGCTTTCCGCATTTGAATACTGGTTCGGGCCCTACCCTTTTTATGAGGATTCTTACAAGCTGGTAGACTCTCCTTATCTCGGAATGGAACACCAGAGCAATGTAGCCTACGGAAACGGATATAAGAACGGATATCTGGGCAAAGACCTTTCCGGAACCGGTGTAGGACTCAACTGGGATTATATCATTATCCACGAAAGCGGCCATGAATGGTTTGCCAATAATATTACCGCCAAAGACCAGGCGGATATGTGGATCCATGAGAGTTTCACCATGTATTCCGAGGTGCTTTTCACGGAGAAATATATGGATAAGAAATCAGCGGATATATACGGAATCGGGGTTCGTAATATGATCCAGAACGATGTTCCCATTATTGGAAAATACGGTGTAAGAAATGAAGGAAGCGGTGATATGTATCCGAAAGGAGCCAATATGCTGCATACCATACGCCAGGTGATCAATAATGATGAAAAATTCAGACAGATCCTGAGAGGACTGGGTAAAGATTTCTATCATCAGACGGTCACCACCAAACAGATCGAAGATTATATGTCATCCAAATCAGGAATTGATCTTTCCACCATCTTCAATCAGTATTTAAGAACGACAAAAATCCCTACCCTTGAATATTCTCAAACGGGGGATTCTTTAAAATTCCGTTACACCGATGTGGTTAAAGATCTGAAACTTCCTCTTATGATTAATGGTGATCAAACCATCGCCCCAACGGAAAACTGGCAGACAATTAAACTTAAGAAAAACGGTCCGGTAGAGTTTAATAAGAACTATTTTATTAATTATAATAACATTCAGTAA